Proteins from a genomic interval of Clostridium scatologenes:
- a CDS encoding serine dehydratase subunit alpha family protein, whose protein sequence is MHELTRLIKDDMKPALGVTEPGAIAFAVAKARSYTKGNVVKINVAMNSGMYKNAFTCGIPNSSEVGNVFAAALGYVAGNAEKGLEALEDVTEKDNIEAHRLVKAGVVTVELKGITSKIFIEAEIITESDTAVVTIEDSHTNITKIIVNGKVEMEQKCEEGNDGDALLKEVFDIHKYTLKQLYDYITTVDIKEISFIKEAYKVNLELYDEGLKNPRTTFARHLLKNNGGEEISKNEQSTASLLCNAAIEARVIGLDKPAMSITGSGAHGIIATMPLYAAYKVNGYTEEQLLRATALSYLVCMYIKEYSGKLSAFCGCAIAAGSGMACALVYLRGGTVDMMTHVLNNMASSITGMICDGGNQGCTMKGIVAVDAAYKAVDFAMSGVYIDDVHGINGKTPEETMKNMGRIASPGMIGTEKTIVEIFENKRKV, encoded by the coding sequence ATGCATGAATTAACACGATTAATTAAAGATGATATGAAGCCTGCATTGGGGGTGACAGAGCCGGGTGCAATTGCCTTTGCAGTAGCAAAAGCAAGAAGTTATACAAAAGGAAATGTGGTAAAAATAAATGTGGCAATGAACAGTGGTATGTATAAGAATGCCTTTACCTGTGGTATACCAAACAGCAGCGAGGTTGGAAATGTCTTTGCTGCAGCGCTGGGTTATGTGGCAGGAAATGCTGAGAAAGGCCTTGAAGCATTGGAAGATGTAACAGAGAAGGACAATATAGAAGCTCATAGACTGGTAAAGGCTGGTGTTGTTACAGTTGAACTTAAGGGAATTACAAGTAAAATATTTATAGAAGCTGAAATTATTACTGAAAGTGATACAGCTGTTGTTACCATTGAGGATTCTCATACCAATATCACAAAGATTATTGTAAATGGAAAAGTGGAAATGGAGCAAAAATGTGAAGAAGGTAATGATGGTGATGCGCTACTAAAAGAAGTATTTGATATACATAAATATACTCTTAAGCAATTATATGATTATATTACAACGGTTGATATTAAAGAAATAAGTTTTATAAAAGAAGCTTATAAAGTTAATTTGGAATTATATGATGAAGGATTAAAAAATCCTAGAACAACATTTGCCAGACATCTTTTGAAAAACAATGGAGGAGAGGAAATTTCTAAAAATGAACAGTCTACTGCATCTTTACTGTGCAATGCGGCAATTGAAGCTCGTGTAATTGGTCTGGATAAGCCAGCAATGAGTATTACAGGTTCTGGTGCTCATGGAATTATAGCTACCATGCCCTTGTATGCAGCTTATAAAGTGAATGGTTATACTGAAGAACAGCTGCTTCGTGCCACTGCACTGAGCTATTTAGTTTGCATGTATATTAAGGAGTATTCTGGAAAGCTTTCAGCCTTTTGTGGCTGCGCAATAGCAGCAGGTTCTGGAATGGCATGTGCATTGGTATATTTACGAGGTGGAACTGTAGATATGATGACTCATGTACTTAACAATATGGCTAGCAGTATTACTGGTATGATATGTGATGGGGGAAATCAAGGCTGTACCATGAAAGGAATTGTTGCTGTAGATGCTGCCTATAAAGCTGTGGATTTTGCAATGAGCGGCGTATATATTGATGATGTACACGGCATTAATGGTAAAACGCCTGAAGAAACCATGAAAAATATGGGCCGAATTGCATCTCCAGGAATGATTGGTACCGAAAAAACCATTGTAGAGATTTTTGAAAACAAAAGGAAAGTTTAG
- a CDS encoding ABC-F family ATP-binding cassette domain-containing protein: MSILKIENMSHSFGDRILFNNVSFRLLKGEHIGLIGANGEGKSTFMKIINNEILPDCGTIEWNSKFNIGYMDQLVDLKEGITAINFLKKAFIDLFNIENRINDLYIKLANMDIEEMNKSLNKISTLQEILDKSDFYSINSKIQGVAVGLGISEFLYKDVSDLSGGQRTKVLLAKLLLEKPDILLLDEPTNHLDEKHIEWLRNYLANYESAFILICHDNSFLNSVVNVVYHLEHKVFTRYEGNYDYFVKLYEIRKQQRIIEYKEQQNKIAKLEDYIRKNKVRTSTAKQAKAREKQLNKIEKIEIKKEIIKPHFNFKSIRMPENIIFKTSNLIIGYDKPLSKPLNLSMKRGQKIVITGANGLGKTTLLKSLLGLLRPINGKVILSDYKKIGYFEQEIIGDNTNSVLYEVWNAFPNFTQTEVRSSLAKCGLTRQHIDSSINLLSGGEQARVRLCKLINKPTNVLVLDEPTNHLDIYARDELKRALKEYDGSIILVCHEPEFYRDIATDVWSCEDLGYSNK, encoded by the coding sequence GTGAGCATTTTGAAAATCGAAAATATGAGTCATTCATTTGGTGACAGAATATTATTTAATAATGTATCTTTTAGATTGTTAAAAGGGGAACATATTGGACTTATTGGTGCTAATGGCGAAGGTAAATCAACCTTTATGAAAATTATAAACAATGAAATTTTACCTGATTGTGGTACTATTGAATGGAATAGTAAATTCAATATTGGATATATGGATCAGTTGGTTGATTTAAAAGAAGGAATTACTGCAATAAATTTTTTGAAAAAAGCATTTATAGATTTATTTAATATAGAGAACAGAATCAATGATTTATATATTAAACTTGCTAATATGGATATAGAGGAAATGAATAAGAGCTTAAATAAAATTTCTACTTTGCAGGAAATCTTAGACAAGAGTGATTTTTACAGTATTAATTCAAAAATACAAGGAGTGGCTGTTGGTCTTGGAATTAGTGAGTTTTTATATAAAGATGTTTCAGATCTAAGTGGAGGGCAGAGAACTAAAGTTTTACTTGCCAAGCTACTTTTAGAAAAACCAGATATCTTATTGTTAGATGAGCCAACTAATCATTTAGATGAAAAACATATAGAATGGCTTAGAAACTATTTAGCAAACTATGAAAGTGCATTTATATTAATATGCCATGATAATAGTTTTTTAAATAGTGTAGTAAATGTGGTTTATCACCTTGAACACAAAGTATTTACAAGATATGAAGGGAACTATGATTATTTTGTTAAGCTTTATGAAATACGAAAACAGCAGAGGATAATTGAATATAAAGAGCAGCAAAATAAAATTGCAAAGCTTGAAGATTATATAAGAAAAAATAAAGTTAGAACATCAACTGCAAAACAAGCTAAAGCAAGAGAAAAACAACTTAATAAAATTGAAAAAATAGAAATAAAAAAAGAAATCATAAAACCTCATTTTAATTTTAAAAGTATAAGAATGCCAGAAAACATAATTTTTAAAACTAGTAATTTAATTATTGGATATGACAAACCCTTAAGTAAGCCTTTAAATTTAAGTATGAAAAGAGGACAAAAAATTGTAATAACAGGAGCTAATGGGTTAGGAAAAACAACTCTTTTAAAAAGTTTACTTGGATTATTGAGACCTATAAATGGTAAAGTAATCTTAAGTGATTATAAAAAGATTGGATATTTTGAGCAGGAAATTATAGGAGATAATACTAATTCAGTTCTATATGAGGTTTGGAATGCCTTTCCAAATTTCACTCAAACAGAAGTAAGAAGCAGTCTTGCTAAATGTGGATTAACAAGACAACATATAGATAGCTCCATTAACTTATTAAGTGGAGGAGAACAAGCTAGAGTTAGACTATGCAAGCTAATTAATAAACCTACAAATGTATTAGTTCTAGATGAACCTACAAATCATTTGGATATATATGCTAGAGATGAACTTAAACGTGCCTTAAAAGAATATGATGGAAGTATAATTTTAGTATGTCATGAGCCAGAGTTTTATAGAGATATTGCAACAGATGTATGGAGTTGTGAAGATTTGGGATACTCTAATAAGTGA
- a CDS encoding SPOCS domain-containing protein, producing MAYNRYPIVSKTNPFVSKPAPDPKRLIQVPRIIGFGEKQEFVVRQLTISPPSPALFRIIATDKMVVITDFKLIPLHEKKDCDKFYAKVIIDGYIDKNINYKTITDFTATDVNGPVYQFTTRVPFATYVEVTATEPVRETDTVEILDAFVEGEKDELLNPNPVAVGAPSWAITYNSVLEKMLICIKLKITRSDHIFC from the coding sequence ATGGCATATAATAGATATCCAATCGTATCTAAAACTAACCCTTTCGTATCAAAACCTGCACCTGATCCAAAAAGACTAATTCAAGTTCCAAGGATTATTGGATTTGGGGAAAAACAAGAATTCGTAGTTCGACAACTAACAATTTCTCCACCAAGTCCTGCACTTTTCCGTATTATAGCTACTGACAAAATGGTTGTAATTACAGATTTCAAACTAATACCACTACACGAAAAAAAAGATTGCGATAAATTCTATGCAAAAGTAATTATTGATGGCTATATTGATAAAAATATAAACTATAAAACAATAACAGATTTTACAGCAACTGACGTAAATGGACCAGTATATCAATTCACAACAAGAGTACCATTTGCTACCTATGTTGAAGTAACTGCAACAGAACCTGTCAGAGAAACTGATACTGTAGAAATATTAGATGCTTTTGTAGAAGGCGAAAAAGATGAACTCTTAAATCCAAATCCTGTAGCAGTAGGAGCTCCAAGTTGGGCAATAACCTATAATTCAGTTCTTGAAAAAATGCTTATATGCATTAAACTTAAAATTACAAGAAGTGATCATATTTTTTGCTAA
- a CDS encoding LytR/AlgR family response regulator transcription factor: protein MIKIYICEDIEEHRNRIRGIVKDIILEEELDMTIEIASPNPMEVLNKAKENHKDVSLYFLDVGLNSNINGITLASKIREFDEKGFIVFVTTHGEMSYLTFTYKVEAMDYIIKDDYSNMSERIKQCILETKKRYLKSDEDDGEIFIIKKEDKVINIKYKDILFFETSDTIHKIILHAINRQVEFYGKMKDIEETLDERFIRFHRAYLVNKDNISEIDKKNRIIHMMNGEICYSSAKNLENFYTK, encoded by the coding sequence ATGATAAAAATATATATTTGTGAAGATATTGAAGAGCATCGAAATAGGATAAGAGGGATAGTTAAAGATATTATATTAGAAGAAGAATTAGATATGACAATTGAAATAGCATCTCCAAATCCTATGGAGGTATTAAACAAAGCAAAAGAAAATCATAAAGATGTTTCTTTGTACTTTTTAGATGTGGGCTTAAATTCTAATATTAACGGTATAACCCTAGCTAGTAAAATTCGAGAGTTTGACGAAAAGGGATTTATAGTATTTGTGACTACTCATGGAGAAATGAGTTATTTGACTTTTACCTACAAGGTTGAGGCTATGGATTATATAATTAAAGATGATTATTCAAATATGTCTGAAAGGATAAAACAATGCATTTTAGAAACTAAAAAGAGATATTTAAAAAGCGATGAAGATGATGGTGAAATTTTCATAATAAAAAAAGAAGATAAAGTTATAAATATAAAGTATAAGGATATCCTTTTCTTTGAAACTTCTGACACAATTCATAAGATAATATTACATGCAATTAATAGACAAGTTGAATTTTACGGTAAAATGAAAGATATAGAAGAAACTTTAGATGAACGTTTTATAAGATTTCATAGAGCCTATTTGGTCAATAAGGATAATATTTCAGAAATAGATAAGAAAAATCGTATAATCCATATGATGAATGGAGAGATATGTTACAGTTCGGCTAAGAACTTAGAGAATTTTTATACTAAATAG
- a CDS encoding MFS transporter: MFQTLMAIFIVMERLGLPKENLQWILATNGAAMLIGGGILLSLSKKTSPQKLLAIGMFANTISVIGIGISTNWIITLVFEFLNGLFMPCIEIGINTLILQFTEQEFVGRVNGVLNPLFMGSMVITMSLAGWLKVQFSLVIMYMVSGILFFLGMLLTAKLFNKENKLIAGGE; the protein is encoded by the coding sequence ATGTTTCAAACGTTGATGGCAATTTTTATTGTAATGGAAAGATTAGGTTTGCCAAAGGAAAATTTACAATGGATACTTGCAACAAACGGTGCAGCAATGCTTATAGGTGGTGGTATATTGCTTAGCCTTTCAAAAAAGACTAGTCCACAAAAACTCCTTGCCATTGGTATGTTTGCCAATACTATATCAGTTATAGGGATTGGAATATCGACAAATTGGATAATTACTCTTGTGTTTGAGTTTTTAAATGGATTGTTTATGCCTTGTATTGAAATTGGGATTAATACTCTCATTCTACAATTTACTGAGCAGGAATTTGTGGGAAGGGTCAATGGTGTTCTAAACCCACTTTTTATGGGATCAATGGTAATCACCATGAGCTTAGCAGGATGGTTAAAGGTTCAGTTTTCTTTGGTAATTATGTATATGGTTTCTGGGATTCTGTTCTTTTTAGGAATGCTTCTAACTGCAAAGTTATTTAATAAAGAAAATAAATTGATTGCTGGTGGGGAATAG
- a CDS encoding DUF6985 domain-containing protein, translating to MITNIIKTKYGLEGKVQFKLFNKIIDILMPENIDIKYANLCAESLNNLDEEVVNNLCQYSIDYCNDFCSEVGEETYEFNLLKDVLNYITPVCLIISSPKDKNKIAFHLELNCAWEVEHGLEWTICDGKILYVGSFESEDVWKEISYYKELDWNYVFNKTYCTLKNLPTIDMLKKRLISMSALDIIFSEKEWLRVYTWNPSWDKKSSLAVVDNGGGDTMHIVFSKDGCIIKGFDHESELSPHAQEEFEVWKGIYEDVPKVLLNFLDDEAIEQDDVTFCIWQDEKHKKWQKGKVEIPEGCSDGSDYMLSRIFSVEDYIDWSKTYWELEEELSIEDVEKIFDHQPITEEMIKKLNPDRNIKAAMEEIEKINYPVEYRL from the coding sequence ATGATTACAAATATAATTAAGACCAAATATGGATTAGAAGGAAAAGTACAATTTAAATTATTCAATAAAATTATTGATATATTGATGCCTGAAAATATAGATATTAAGTATGCAAATTTGTGCGCTGAAAGTTTAAATAATTTAGATGAGGAAGTTGTAAATAACTTGTGTCAATATTCCATAGACTATTGTAATGATTTTTGTAGTGAAGTTGGGGAAGAAACTTATGAGTTTAATTTATTAAAGGATGTATTAAATTATATAACTCCTGTTTGCTTAATAATTAGCAGTCCTAAAGATAAGAATAAAATAGCTTTTCATTTAGAATTGAACTGTGCCTGGGAAGTAGAACATGGATTAGAGTGGACAATCTGTGATGGCAAAATACTTTACGTTGGCTCCTTTGAGAGTGAAGATGTTTGGAAAGAGATTTCCTATTATAAAGAACTTGATTGGAATTATGTATTTAATAAAACATACTGTACTTTAAAGAATTTACCAACTATAGATATGCTTAAAAAGAGGCTTATTTCTATGTCCGCCCTTGATATTATTTTTAGTGAAAAGGAATGGTTAAGAGTATATACTTGGAATCCTAGTTGGGATAAAAAAAGTTCTTTAGCTGTAGTCGATAACGGTGGGGGAGATACAATGCATATAGTATTTTCTAAGGATGGATGTATTATTAAAGGCTTTGACCATGAATCAGAGTTATCTCCTCATGCTCAAGAAGAATTTGAGGTATGGAAAGGCATTTATGAAGATGTTCCTAAAGTATTATTAAATTTCCTTGATGATGAAGCTATTGAGCAAGATGATGTGACATTTTGTATTTGGCAGGATGAGAAGCATAAAAAGTGGCAAAAGGGAAAAGTGGAAATTCCAGAAGGATGTAGTGATGGTTCTGATTATATGCTTAGTAGAATATTTTCGGTAGAGGATTATATAGATTGGTCAAAAACTTATTGGGAACTGGAAGAAGAGTTATCCATTGAAGATGTAGAAAAGATATTTGATCATCAGCCAATTACAGAAGAAATGATAAAAAAATTAAATCCAGATAGAAATATTAAAGCAGCAATGGAGGAAATTGAGAAAATTAATTATCCGGTAGAGTATAGGCTTTAA
- a CDS encoding GNAT family N-acetyltransferase, with the protein MFNYSTLESIGMEKLHKTFIEAFSDYQVKFDLPILKFQQMLQRRGYVSKASIGAFENNALVGFLLNGIRYWDGKLTAYDTGTGVIKTYREHGITSNMFFNTKHLLGEMGVEQYLLEVIQSNISAVRLYKKQGFEILREFECFNLDKNKYIPTAAYETQHINSITKSNWKEFTKFWDFKPSWQNSIDSVNDSSDTFVYSIIIIDNTIVGYGIIDKYTGDIPQIAVDKNYRGRGIGRSIFADLLKNTEAYNIKVLNVDNHCDSMKDFLLNLKFEQNVSQYEMVLKLT; encoded by the coding sequence ATGTTTAATTACAGCACTTTGGAAAGTATAGGTATGGAGAAATTACATAAAACTTTTATAGAAGCATTTTCTGATTATCAAGTAAAATTTGATTTGCCGATTTTAAAGTTTCAACAAATGCTTCAAAGACGAGGGTATGTTTCAAAAGCTTCAATAGGAGCATTTGAAAATAATGCATTAGTTGGGTTCCTTTTAAATGGAATTAGGTACTGGGATGGAAAATTAACTGCATATGACACAGGAACAGGTGTTATAAAAACTTATAGAGAGCATGGAATAACAAGTAATATGTTCTTTAATACAAAACATTTACTTGGAGAAATGGGAGTGGAACAATATTTACTTGAAGTAATTCAATCAAATATTTCTGCAGTTCGTCTATATAAAAAACAAGGCTTTGAAATATTAAGAGAGTTTGAATGCTTCAATTTAGATAAAAATAAATATATTCCTACAGCAGCATATGAGACTCAACATATAAATAGTATTACTAAAAGTAATTGGAAAGAATTTACGAAGTTTTGGGATTTCAAACCATCATGGCAAAATTCTATTGATTCAGTTAATGATTCATCAGATACATTTGTATATTCTATTATAATCATAGATAATACCATAGTTGGTTATGGAATTATTGATAAATATACAGGAGATATCCCACAGATAGCAGTAGATAAAAATTATAGAGGTAGAGGGATTGGGAGAAGTATATTTGCAGATTTATTGAAGAATACGGAAGCATATAATATTAAGGTTTTAAATGTAGATAATCACTGTGATTCTATGAAAGATTTTTTATTGAATTTAAAATTTGAACAAAATGTTAGCCAATATGAAATGGTTTTAAAATTGACATAA
- a CDS encoding AraC family transcriptional regulator, with product MDSIKRMNNALNYIEENLDNEIDFKEVARLALCSEYHFQRMFSFLAGISLSEYIRRRRLTLAAFELNNSSIKIIDVAIKYGYKSPDSFTRAFQNLHGITPSEARVNGQPLKAYPRMTFQLSIKGGNEMNYRIEEKEAFSIVGIKRRVPIIFNGVNPDIADMWQSLDHEMIRELKELSNVEPLGIISASVNFSEGRMEEKGELDHYIGVATTKGCSNNFARLEGSALTWAVFEAVGPFPNTLQDVWGRIYSEWFPSSNYQISEGPEILWNENKDITSPNFKSEIWIPVIKKVIKN from the coding sequence TTGGATTCCATTAAAAGAATGAATAATGCATTAAATTATATTGAAGAAAATCTTGATAATGAGATTGACTTTAAAGAAGTAGCGAGGCTTGCTCTTTGCTCAGAATACCATTTTCAAAGGATGTTTTCTTTCCTTGCAGGTATTTCGCTTTCGGAGTATATTCGCCGAAGACGACTTACTCTTGCAGCCTTTGAGCTTAATAATAGTAGTATCAAAATAATTGATGTTGCTATTAAATACGGATATAAGTCACCTGACTCTTTTACAAGAGCGTTCCAAAATTTGCATGGAATAACACCCTCTGAGGCTAGAGTTAATGGTCAACCATTAAAGGCTTATCCAAGAATGACCTTTCAACTATCAATTAAAGGAGGAAATGAAATGAATTATAGAATTGAAGAAAAGGAAGCGTTTAGTATTGTTGGTATAAAGAGAAGAGTACCTATAATTTTTAATGGAGTTAATCCTGATATTGCTGATATGTGGCAAAGTCTAGATCATGAGATGATCCGTGAACTTAAAGAGCTATCTAATGTTGAGCCATTGGGGATAATTAGTGCATCTGTAAATTTTTCTGAAGGAAGAATGGAGGAGAAGGGAGAGCTTGATCATTATATAGGTGTGGCAACAACAAAGGGGTGTTCGAATAATTTTGCTAGGCTTGAAGGTTCAGCTTTAACATGGGCTGTATTTGAAGCAGTTGGACCATTTCCGAATACTTTGCAAGATGTTTGGGGTCGTATCTATTCAGAGTGGTTTCCATCATCAAACTATCAAATATCAGAAGGACCTGAAATTTTATGGAATGAGAATAAGGATATAACTTCACCAAACTTTAAAAGTGAAATTTGGATACCTGTTATAAAAAAAGTAATAAAAAATTGA
- a CDS encoding CD3324 family protein: MKYEKAQNVLPDTIIEIIQNYIDGGYIYIPRKDENKKSWGENTETKKYLKERDKEIFNRYSLGVPIKVLSQEYFLSESSIRRIIRKQRNYD; this comes from the coding sequence ATGAAATATGAAAAAGCACAAAATGTATTGCCAGATACTATAATTGAGATAATTCAAAATTATATTGATGGTGGATATATATATATACCTAGAAAAGATGAAAATAAAAAATCCTGGGGGGAAAATACTGAAACTAAAAAATATCTTAAAGAACGGGATAAAGAAATATTTAATAGATATTCTTTAGGAGTGCCTATTAAAGTTCTATCTCAAGAGTATTTTTTATCAGAAAGCAGTATTAGAAGAATAATCAGAAAGCAAAGAAATTATGATTAA
- a CDS encoding Vat family streptogramin A O-acetyltransferase yields the protein MIGPDKKKLYPNENIKTVCYISNLPKRPNVEIGEYTYYSDNKKSPEKFYDNIEHHYEFLGDKLIIGKFCAIAEGVKFIMNGANHRMDGITSYPFNIFGGGWEKVTPTVEQLPFKGDTVIGNDVWVGQNVTIMPGVKVGDGAIIAANSTVVKNIEPYTIYGGNPAQFIKKRFSEEKIEFLLKLQWWNWDEEKIFDNLEKLTSETGLDLLMR from the coding sequence ATGATTGGACCAGATAAGAAAAAACTTTATCCAAATGAAAATATAAAAACAGTTTGCTATATAAGTAATTTACCTAAAAGACCTAACGTTGAGATAGGAGAATATACATATTATAGTGACAACAAGAAATCTCCTGAGAAATTTTATGATAACATAGAACACCACTATGAATTTCTAGGGGATAAGCTCATAATAGGCAAGTTCTGTGCAATAGCTGAAGGTGTTAAGTTCATCATGAATGGTGCAAACCATAGAATGGATGGAATTACAAGTTATCCTTTTAACATCTTTGGAGGTGGCTGGGAAAAGGTCACTCCAACAGTAGAGCAGTTACCTTTTAAGGGTGATACAGTAATCGGTAACGATGTGTGGGTTGGACAGAATGTAACTATTATGCCTGGGGTTAAAGTTGGTGATGGTGCAATTATTGCTGCTAACTCCACTGTAGTAAAAAATATTGAACCTTATACAATTTACGGTGGCAATCCAGCCCAATTTATTAAAAAACGTTTTAGTGAAGAAAAGATAGAATTTCTTCTAAAGCTTCAATGGTGGAACTGGGATGAAGAGAAGATATTTGATAACCTTGAAAAGTTAACATCGGAAACTGGGTTGGATTTGTTAATGAGATAA
- a CDS encoding SDR family oxidoreductase: MMSKVILITGCSSGIGREMAERLSKNDYTVVATARNLNDMENLNVALKLSLDITNNESISAAVNKVIQNFGKIDVLINNAGYAFRSTVEEISDNNIEQMFNVNVYGIIRMIRAVVPYMRKERSGRIINISSIAGKMVLPVSGAYCASKFATEALSDALRLELSDFGISVVVVEPGNIQTNFMKTVQNNSDRIISDSSSPYNELYKNYKTFNDNARTNEPGPEVVSLIVQKAIEASRPKKRYMAGVPAFNRMMTHLGDGVKDYVVKSLFKIK, encoded by the coding sequence ATGATGTCAAAAGTAATTCTTATTACAGGTTGTTCTTCAGGAATAGGTAGAGAAATGGCTGAGAGGTTATCTAAAAATGATTACACAGTAGTTGCTACGGCAAGAAATTTAAATGACATGGAAAATCTAAATGTGGCTTTAAAACTTTCTTTAGATATTACTAACAATGAATCTATATCAGCTGCAGTTAATAAAGTAATACAAAATTTTGGAAAGATAGATGTTCTGATTAACAATGCTGGGTATGCTTTCAGAAGTACTGTAGAAGAAATATCAGATAATAATATTGAACAAATGTTTAATGTTAATGTTTATGGTATTATACGAATGATTCGAGCGGTTGTTCCCTATATGAGAAAGGAAAGGTCAGGGAGGATAATAAATATTAGTTCAATTGCAGGTAAAATGGTTCTTCCAGTAAGTGGTGCTTATTGTGCTTCAAAATTTGCTACAGAAGCATTAAGTGATGCGCTTCGCTTGGAGCTATCAGATTTCGGCATTTCTGTTGTAGTTGTAGAGCCTGGAAATATCCAAACAAATTTTATGAAAACAGTTCAAAATAATTCAGATAGAATTATATCGGACTCTAGTTCTCCGTATAATGAACTATACAAAAATTATAAAACTTTTAACGATAATGCACGTACTAATGAACCAGGGCCAGAAGTCGTTTCTTTAATTGTACAAAAGGCTATAGAAGCATCAAGACCCAAAAAAAGATATATGGCTGGTGTTCCAGCTTTTAACCGCATGATGACTCATTTGGGAGATGGAGTGAAAGATTATGTTGTTAAATCTCTTTTTAAGATAAAATAA
- a CDS encoding sensor histidine kinase, with protein MMLFLIFQDNLNYISCILDTRFILSIGLIAAFSIAYYKEKVKYLEKSLFSVFILFIVNSFAVNLVKIIFISVFNYDKLIYDVYFMPISTLVSYIYTIVMIFLIKKYSKLNNYNIKDIFKNSFLYYSIISLFSFALIIDRFTAYTISIIAFNKIIFNALLILNEVTIVIFFGITLAFIYLSKRHEEILFRQLELEKLTEYTNNIEVLNEDIRAFKHDFVNILSCIRGYLDTDNFGGLKSFFLDKILPLNNNLNKHSLRLNLLSNIKTPEIKGLISSKVLKAKSEGIDIFIDISDPIEDIKMDTIDLCRILGILLDNAIEAAVLCTNPILKLGIIKKQRSISFIVINSFEGETPKIHEIYVRGFSTKGTGRGIGLANLKSILSNYYNTILDTSIEDNLFIQNIEIINRRINL; from the coding sequence ATGATGCTATTTTTAATATTTCAGGATAATTTAAATTATATTAGCTGTATTTTAGATACAAGGTTTATTTTAAGTATAGGTTTAATTGCAGCTTTTTCTATAGCCTATTATAAAGAAAAAGTTAAATATCTAGAAAAATCACTATTTTCAGTATTTATACTATTTATAGTTAACAGCTTTGCAGTAAATTTAGTTAAAATAATTTTTATCAGTGTTTTTAATTATGATAAGCTAATTTATGATGTTTATTTTATGCCTATATCAACCCTTGTAAGTTATATATACACAATCGTTATGATATTCTTAATAAAAAAATATAGTAAACTCAATAATTATAATATTAAAGATATATTTAAAAATAGTTTTTTGTATTACAGCATAATCTCTTTATTTTCTTTTGCTTTAATCATTGATAGATTTACAGCATATACCATTTCAATCATAGCTTTTAACAAAATTATTTTTAATGCATTATTAATTTTAAATGAAGTGACTATTGTTATCTTCTTTGGAATAACTTTAGCATTCATATATTTAAGCAAAAGACATGAGGAAATATTATTTAGACAACTAGAACTGGAAAAACTTACAGAATACACAAATAATATAGAAGTTTTAAATGAAGATATTAGAGCTTTTAAGCATGACTTTGTAAATATACTATCTTGCATAAGAGGTTATTTAGATACAGATAATTTTGGTGGATTAAAAAGTTTTTTTCTTGATAAAATACTACCTCTTAATAATAATTTAAACAAGCATTCTTTAAGACTAAATTTACTTTCAAATATAAAAACCCCAGAGATAAAAGGACTTATTTCTTCAAAGGTTTTAAAAGCAAAGTCAGAAGGAATAGATATATTTATAGATATCTCAGATCCTATTGAAGATATAAAGATGGATACTATTGATTTGTGCAGAATTTTAGGTATTTTACTAGATAATGCTATTGAAGCAGCAGTTTTATGCACTAATCCAATTTTAAAGCTAGGGATTATTAAAAAACAAAGATCCATTAGCTTTATAGTGATTAATTCATTTGAAGGAGAAACGCCTAAAATACACGAAATATATGTAAGAGGATTTTCAACTAAGGGAACTGGACGTGGAATAGGACTTGCTAATTTAAAAAGTATACTTAGCAATTACTACAATACTATTCTTGATACCAGTATAGAAGATAATTTATTTATCCAAAACATTGAAATTATAAATAGGAGAATAAATTTATGA